A genomic region of Rhodothermales bacterium contains the following coding sequences:
- a CDS encoding ABC transporter permease: MLKSYLKVALRRFRRGGTYAILNVVGLAVGMATCSLIFLLVHHEWSFDRFHEQKDDIYRVYLEYQTPGGDTEVQAMMPPDFTPELDNAFPGIEASTRFVASGRVFEVGDRSFRYEFAEIDPDFYDMFSFEVLAGDARAAIADPSSMVITREVAEAVFGAGDGDWSLALGQVISTSTDDGTYDFNVAAVVEDFPATSSLSFEIAVSFENYDNIYVGGNNWGGRTSTYVLLGEGATPVSLEAAFPPFTDVQFASYVEGMRNAERMATTDGSYALRLQPLVDVHRNVDVWVPYEAQQHNPVYSFVLMGIGALILLIACINFMTLSVGQSTIRAREVGVRKVLGANRSQIMRQHWGESFVAATVSLVLGFFVALAMLPAFNNLTGVDVAVGNVSPILILAALVLLVMVVGTVAGGYPAAVLSRYMPASVLKGAVSSPRNNLLTQGLVVLQFTIGIGLIASTVIMTGQLRYMLEKDLGFNEDFVIAINANGVPRSAAEGVLAGMKDQLLPYEQVTHVERSGYTFTRGSDRNGWADASGTPRSAYNFGVGYDYLDLLDMEMAEGRFFSEEFPGDPTGSIVVNEALVREFGIEDPIGHVMDNWLSFIYEESPTVIGVVKDFHFQSLRNEVQPLVMNMHPNYYNFMGALLVRIQPDDVQGSLALVENAWQALVPDSPFAYSFVDEDLASQYATEQRWQQLVTYSSLLAIIIACMGLFGLAILTVGRRTKEIGIRKVLGASVAGVTGLLSREFAVLVAVASVIAAPLAWYAMNQWLEAFAFRAPISPLVFVGAAAMAMTIALGTVAVHAVRAARANPVRSLRYE, translated from the coding sequence GGACGACATCTACCGGGTCTACCTCGAGTACCAGACGCCCGGCGGGGACACCGAGGTGCAGGCGATGATGCCGCCTGACTTTACGCCCGAGTTGGATAACGCTTTTCCCGGGATCGAAGCCTCCACGCGGTTTGTAGCCAGTGGGCGAGTTTTTGAGGTAGGGGATCGCTCGTTCCGGTATGAGTTTGCCGAAATCGACCCCGACTTCTACGACATGTTCTCGTTTGAGGTGCTCGCGGGCGATGCGCGTGCGGCCATCGCAGACCCATCCTCCATGGTGATCACCCGCGAGGTGGCCGAGGCGGTTTTTGGCGCGGGAGACGGAGACTGGTCGCTCGCCCTGGGGCAGGTGATTTCGACCTCCACCGATGACGGCACCTACGATTTCAACGTGGCGGCCGTGGTGGAGGACTTTCCAGCCACGTCCAGTCTGAGCTTCGAGATCGCGGTCAGCTTCGAGAACTATGACAACATCTACGTCGGGGGCAACAACTGGGGCGGCCGTACCTCCACCTACGTGTTGCTGGGCGAAGGGGCCACGCCCGTTTCCCTGGAGGCGGCGTTCCCACCGTTCACGGACGTACAGTTTGCCTCCTACGTGGAAGGCATGCGGAATGCAGAGCGCATGGCCACGACGGACGGGTCGTACGCGCTCAGACTGCAGCCGCTGGTAGACGTTCACCGCAACGTGGATGTCTGGGTGCCCTATGAGGCCCAGCAGCACAATCCGGTCTATTCCTTTGTGCTCATGGGCATTGGTGCACTCATCCTGCTGATCGCCTGCATCAACTTCATGACCCTCTCGGTCGGCCAGTCGACGATTCGGGCCAGAGAGGTAGGCGTACGCAAGGTGCTCGGCGCCAATCGCTCCCAGATCATGCGTCAGCACTGGGGCGAGTCATTCGTGGCAGCAACGGTGTCGCTGGTGCTGGGGTTCTTCGTGGCCCTCGCCATGCTGCCGGCCTTCAACAATCTGACGGGAGTGGATGTAGCCGTTGGCAACGTGTCGCCCATCCTGATTCTGGCCGCCCTGGTGCTGCTGGTCATGGTCGTGGGAACGGTGGCAGGGGGGTATCCAGCGGCTGTTCTCTCCCGGTACATGCCCGCTTCGGTGCTGAAGGGTGCCGTCTCGTCGCCACGCAACAATCTGCTGACTCAGGGTCTGGTGGTGCTGCAGTTCACCATCGGCATCGGGTTGATTGCGTCCACCGTGATTATGACCGGACAGCTCCGCTACATGCTGGAGAAGGACCTTGGCTTCAACGAGGACTTTGTGATTGCCATCAACGCCAACGGGGTACCACGCTCGGCCGCCGAAGGTGTGCTGGCCGGCATGAAAGACCAGCTGCTTCCGTACGAGCAGGTGACGCATGTCGAACGCAGTGGCTACACGTTCACACGCGGTTCCGATCGTAATGGTTGGGCCGACGCCAGCGGAACGCCGCGTTCAGCCTACAATTTCGGAGTCGGATACGACTACCTCGACCTGCTGGACATGGAGATGGCCGAGGGGCGCTTCTTCTCGGAGGAGTTTCCAGGTGACCCAACCGGCTCCATTGTGGTCAATGAAGCGCTCGTGCGCGAGTTCGGCATCGAAGACCCCATTGGTCATGTGATGGACAACTGGTTGAGCTTCATCTACGAGGAGTCCCCGACGGTCATTGGGGTTGTGAAGGACTTTCATTTCCAGAGTCTGCGCAACGAGGTGCAGCCACTGGTGATGAACATGCACCCCAACTACTACAATTTCATGGGCGCATTGCTGGTGCGCATCCAGCCCGATGACGTGCAGGGCTCGTTGGCGCTGGTGGAAAACGCATGGCAGGCCCTGGTCCCTGACAGCCCCTTCGCGTACTCGTTTGTGGACGAAGACCTGGCGTCGCAGTACGCCACCGAACAGCGTTGGCAGCAGCTGGTGACGTATTCCTCGCTGCTGGCGATCATCATCGCCTGCATGGGTCTGTTCGGCCTGGCCATCCTGACGGTCGGCCGCAGAACCAAGGAGATCGGCATTCGCAAAGTGCTCGGGGCTTCGGTGGCCGGAGTGACCGGTCTGCTCTCCCGCGAATTCGCCGTACTGGTCGCGGTGGCCAGCGTGATTGCCGCCCCGCTCGCGTGGTACGCCATGAATCAGTGGCTGGAGGCCTTTGCCTTCCGGGCACCCATCAGCCCGCTGGTGTTTGTCGGTGCCGCCGCCATGGCGATGACCATCGCGCTGGGCACGGTGGCCGTCCACGCAGTGCGTGCCGCCCGGGCCAATCCCGTCAGGTCATTGCGCTACGAATAA
- a CDS encoding ABC transporter permease → MIRHYLRTTLRVLTRHASFSAINLTGLSIGIASALLLLLFVQNEVTFDQAHDKADRIYRAWLLEEYGEDQVHFNTTTPVRLATDLATHIPEVEAAVRFDRFNDTVRRGAFSQNESLFLVDEQFLQVFDFPVVRGERSSMLYGPENIVLTESAASRYFGQANPLGETLSLDFSGNPRQFQVSGVLEDVPENSSLQFEFLVPYPVADWFYPDEVMTAFMMVSPETYVLLSPGTTPADLEDKIQAMLNSLLGDRVEPGQYQVGLQPLLDIHTNPEFPQGYSTVINPMYVRVLLALALLILAVASINFVTLSVSRSLARAKEIGVRKVIGADRGQLMVQYWGEALAITGLSLAAGVLLARLFLPAFNGLAQRELVLAATPGTFALLAGIFVVVGLLAGLYPALVLSRFSPIDAFRGKVSGNEKSAVRRSLVVAQFALSILLIACTLVIGRQLDYLQEKDLGFDRESVLTVPTLVGAVDGKALAERLRFQLEGRSDVKSLTAAAALFDQNGWGRVGYTANDGSYRRHFVNVVDHDFMRTMGLRLVAGRDFDRSQPADGERAVIINEAFAQAYGWDTPLLERLPGSDFIDHEIIGVAENFHYASLHQEIQPALFVLGPNVAFSGASDFDYGGSFAADIAIRLETNDLPATISAISDVWSEAAPEMPFAYSFVDEALDQQYRQEARLSSMVTIGALLSILIAGLGLFGLASLSVARRTKEIGLRKVLGASVAGIVGLFTREFSTLVLAAFVIAAPLAWLGMERWTESFAYRADIGLVPFALALAAALGIMLAAVSSQAIRAGLANPVDSLRDE, encoded by the coding sequence GTGATCCGACACTACTTGCGCACGACCCTGCGCGTGCTGACGCGGCACGCCAGCTTTTCTGCCATCAACCTGACCGGACTCTCGATCGGCATCGCTTCGGCCCTGCTGCTCCTGCTGTTCGTGCAGAACGAGGTCACCTTCGACCAGGCGCATGACAAGGCAGACCGGATCTACCGGGCGTGGCTGCTGGAGGAATACGGGGAGGATCAGGTGCACTTCAATACGACCACGCCGGTCCGGCTGGCCACCGATCTGGCCACACACATTCCTGAGGTGGAGGCCGCGGTCCGCTTCGACCGGTTCAACGACACGGTGCGCCGGGGCGCGTTCAGTCAAAACGAGTCGCTCTTCCTGGTCGATGAGCAGTTCCTGCAGGTCTTCGATTTCCCGGTCGTGAGGGGCGAGCGCTCCTCCATGCTCTACGGCCCGGAAAACATTGTGCTTACCGAGAGCGCCGCAAGCCGCTACTTCGGACAGGCCAACCCACTGGGCGAGACGCTGTCCCTGGACTTCAGCGGGAATCCCAGACAGTTTCAGGTCTCGGGCGTGCTGGAGGACGTGCCGGAGAACTCCAGTCTGCAATTCGAATTCCTGGTGCCCTACCCGGTCGCGGATTGGTTCTACCCGGACGAGGTGATGACGGCGTTCATGATGGTCTCTCCCGAGACCTACGTGCTCCTGAGTCCCGGTACCACGCCGGCCGACCTGGAGGACAAGATCCAGGCGATGCTGAACTCGTTGCTCGGAGACCGGGTGGAGCCGGGTCAGTACCAGGTCGGCCTGCAGCCGCTGCTCGACATCCACACAAACCCCGAGTTTCCGCAGGGCTATTCCACCGTCATCAATCCGATGTACGTGCGGGTGCTGCTGGCCCTTGCCCTCCTGATTCTGGCGGTCGCGTCCATCAACTTCGTCACGCTGTCCGTTTCGCGGTCGTTGGCTCGGGCCAAGGAGATCGGCGTGCGCAAGGTCATTGGTGCAGACCGGGGTCAGCTGATGGTTCAGTACTGGGGCGAGGCGCTTGCGATCACGGGGCTCTCGCTTGCAGCCGGGGTTCTGCTGGCCCGACTCTTCCTGCCCGCATTCAATGGTCTGGCCCAGCGCGAACTCGTATTGGCAGCGACCCCGGGCACATTCGCCCTGCTGGCGGGCATTTTCGTGGTCGTGGGTCTGTTGGCGGGCCTCTACCCCGCCCTGGTGCTCTCCCGGTTCTCGCCCATCGATGCGTTCCGCGGCAAGGTCTCGGGCAACGAGAAGAGCGCTGTGCGACGCAGCCTCGTGGTCGCGCAGTTTGCCCTGTCCATCCTTCTGATTGCCTGTACGCTGGTGATCGGCCGGCAGTTGGACTACCTCCAGGAGAAAGACCTCGGCTTCGACCGTGAGTCCGTGCTTACGGTACCGACGCTGGTCGGAGCGGTCGACGGCAAGGCCCTCGCCGAACGGCTTCGTTTCCAACTCGAAGGCCGGTCGGACGTCAAGTCGCTGACCGCCGCGGCAGCTCTCTTTGATCAGAATGGCTGGGGTCGGGTGGGCTACACGGCGAACGACGGGAGCTACCGACGCCATTTCGTCAACGTGGTCGATCACGACTTCATGCGCACGATGGGGCTTCGGTTGGTGGCCGGCCGGGACTTTGACCGCAGCCAGCCGGCAGACGGGGAGCGCGCCGTCATCATCAACGAGGCGTTTGCGCAGGCCTACGGCTGGGACACACCGCTCCTGGAACGCCTTCCCGGCAGCGACTTCATCGATCACGAAATCATCGGCGTCGCCGAGAATTTCCACTATGCCTCCCTGCATCAGGAAATTCAGCCCGCGCTGTTTGTGCTCGGACCCAACGTGGCTTTCTCAGGGGCGTCCGATTTTGATTACGGCGGATCCTTCGCCGCAGACATCGCGATCCGCCTCGAAACCAACGATCTGCCGGCTACGATCTCTGCCATCTCCGACGTGTGGTCGGAAGCCGCACCGGAGATGCCGTTTGCCTACAGTTTCGTGGATGAAGCGCTGGACCAGCAGTACCGCCAGGAGGCTCGCCTCTCCAGCATGGTGACGATTGGCGCCCTGCTCTCCATCCTGATCGCCGGCCTTGGCCTGTTTGGACTGGCCTCGCTATCGGTAGCCCGTCGCACCAAAGAAATCGGCCTGCGCAAGGTGCTCGGAGCCTCAGTTGCCGGCATCGTTGGCCTCTTCACCAGGGAGTTCAGCACGCTTGTCCTGGCCGCCTTTGTGATCGCCGCGCCGCTGGCATGGCTGGGGATGGAGCGCTGGACCGAGTCCTTTGCCTACAGGGCGGACATCGGCCTGGTCCCCTTCGCCCTCGCCCTTGCGGCGGCGCTCGGCATCATGCTCGCTGCGGTGAGCTCCCAGGCCATCCGGGCCGGACTCGCCAATCCGGTTGACTCCCTTCGGGACGAATAG